A single genomic interval of Ramlibacter sp. harbors:
- a CDS encoding FHA domain-containing protein: protein MPQLIASVEGVEIKHVYLTKDRTTLGRRPGNDIVLDNLAVSGEHCAFELHGLADVSVQDLHSTNGTFVNNRKVVGPHKLADGDVIAIGKFRILYLTASEQPSNFSATSAMKLDPAGGPGDGVKHASLQVLSGSSAGIEVPVVKAVTTFGKPGVSVVAISHRRNGYYVAHMDGDSRPLLNDVPIGADPVLLSNHDVLELAGTKLLFLWKE, encoded by the coding sequence ATGCCACAGCTCATTGCATCGGTGGAAGGCGTCGAGATCAAGCACGTCTACCTGACCAAGGACCGCACCACGCTCGGCCGCCGTCCGGGCAACGACATCGTGCTGGACAACCTGGCGGTCAGCGGCGAGCACTGTGCCTTTGAACTGCATGGCCTGGCCGACGTGAGCGTCCAGGACCTGCACAGCACCAACGGCACCTTCGTCAACAACCGCAAGGTGGTGGGCCCCCACAAGCTGGCCGATGGTGACGTGATTGCCATCGGCAAATTCCGCATCCTGTACCTCACGGCATCGGAGCAGCCGAGCAACTTCTCGGCGACGTCCGCGATGAAGCTCGACCCGGCGGGCGGGCCCGGCGACGGCGTCAAGCATGCCAGCCTGCAGGTGCTGTCGGGCTCGTCGGCCGGCATCGAGGTGCCGGTGGTCAAGGCCGTGACCACCTTCGGCAAGCCCGGGGTCTCGGTGGTGGCGATCTCGCACCGGCGCAATGGCTACTATGTGGCCCACATGGATGGCGACTCCCGGCCCCTGCTCAACGATGTGCCCATCGGTGCCGACCCGGTGCTGCTGTCCAACCATGACGTGCTGGAGCTGGCTGGCACCAAACTGCTGTTTCTCTGGAAGGAATGA
- a CDS encoding SAM-dependent methyltransferase — protein sequence MRNPPERYLQTLHDHFAHAPQWFAPEPRQHQTARPAAAPITTNQDGKGTAFQRWFHFKEAFSPAFVSAAISSLGYRPKHVTDPFGGSGTTAITAQLLALDATTIEVNPFLADIIKAKVSSLSAEALRRNAADFQARLARSRPSLSRLSHLPATFIEAEDKERWIFPLAVAKRLSQYLTCIDAIEEPDVQRFFRVVLGAVLVDCSNVYVNGKGRRYRAGWQEHEPAPAMLDQLFGAQFNTAFEDVLRFEGRPRSRIDVIHGDARQALAAVTDTTDLVVFSPPYPNSFDYTDIYNVELWALGYLANKTDNVRLRNETLRSHVQIHRKYELPQHASPLLDSTLTKLELQREQLWDGDIPNMVGAYFRDIETILVQCQRILAESGKVMMVVGDSRYASVRIEVAAIIAQLAKSMGYSSVKTREVRQMRSSAQQGGRLQLAESIVELRP from the coding sequence ATGAGAAATCCCCCGGAGCGCTACCTTCAAACGTTGCACGACCATTTCGCGCATGCTCCTCAGTGGTTCGCACCGGAACCTCGCCAGCACCAAACAGCGAGGCCCGCTGCAGCGCCGATAACCACAAATCAGGACGGCAAGGGAACTGCATTTCAACGGTGGTTTCACTTCAAAGAGGCGTTCTCCCCGGCGTTCGTATCTGCCGCCATCAGTTCCTTGGGATATCGCCCCAAGCACGTAACAGATCCTTTTGGGGGTTCAGGAACGACTGCGATCACGGCCCAGCTGCTGGCACTCGATGCCACCACGATCGAAGTCAACCCCTTTCTCGCGGACATCATCAAGGCCAAGGTAAGTTCCCTGTCTGCGGAAGCGCTGCGTAGGAACGCCGCAGACTTCCAGGCCCGCCTGGCACGGAGCCGGCCGAGCCTGTCCCGCTTGAGCCACCTTCCGGCGACTTTCATCGAGGCCGAAGACAAAGAGCGTTGGATATTCCCGTTGGCCGTTGCGAAGCGCTTGTCACAGTACTTGACATGCATCGACGCCATCGAAGAGCCGGACGTCCAACGATTTTTCCGGGTGGTGCTGGGCGCTGTCCTCGTGGATTGCAGTAACGTGTATGTCAATGGCAAAGGGCGACGTTACCGTGCGGGGTGGCAGGAGCACGAACCCGCGCCGGCCATGTTGGACCAACTGTTCGGGGCGCAGTTCAACACTGCTTTTGAGGATGTGCTCCGGTTCGAGGGTCGGCCGCGGTCTCGTATCGACGTCATTCACGGTGACGCTCGACAGGCGCTCGCTGCTGTAACCGATACCACCGATTTGGTAGTTTTTTCGCCACCGTACCCAAACTCATTTGACTATACGGACATCTACAACGTGGAGCTGTGGGCCTTGGGCTACCTAGCCAACAAGACAGACAACGTGCGGCTCCGGAACGAGACTCTGCGATCCCACGTGCAAATCCATAGGAAGTACGAGCTGCCCCAGCACGCCTCGCCGCTGCTCGACTCAACGTTGACGAAGTTGGAGTTGCAACGCGAGCAGCTTTGGGACGGGGATATCCCAAACATGGTCGGCGCCTATTTCCGCGACATTGAAACGATTCTGGTGCAATGCCAACGCATCCTCGCGGAGAGTGGCAAGGTAATGATGGTTGTGGGGGACTCGCGCTACGCCAGCGTGCGCATCGAAGTAGCTGCGATCATCGCCCAGCTGGCGAAATCCATGGGCTACAGTTCGGTCAAAACGCGCGAGGTGCGACAAATGCGATCGAGTGCTCAGCAAGGCGGACGACTCCAACTCGCCGAGAGCATCGTGGAGCTTCGACCCTAG
- a CDS encoding DOPA 4,5-dioxygenase family protein → MSNLNPALIASWHAHVYFDAASRDAAWTLREVIQAELGERIQMGRFHEKPVGPHPMWSYQLAFEAAQFAPVAGWLALNHGALDVFLHPNTGDELRDHRDCALWLGHSHTLDLKAVGG, encoded by the coding sequence ATGAGCAACCTGAACCCCGCCCTGATCGCCAGCTGGCACGCCCATGTGTACTTTGACGCCGCCTCGCGCGATGCCGCCTGGACCCTGCGCGAAGTCATCCAGGCCGAGCTCGGTGAGCGCATCCAGATGGGGCGCTTTCACGAAAAGCCCGTGGGCCCGCACCCCATGTGGAGCTATCAGCTGGCGTTTGAGGCCGCCCAGTTTGCGCCGGTGGCGGGCTGGCTCGCGCTGAACCACGGGGCGCTGGACGTGTTCCTGCACCCCAACACCGGCGACGAGCTGCGCGACCACCGCGACTGCGCGCTGTGGCTGGGCCATTCGCACACGCTCGACCTGAAGGCCGTGGGCGGCTGA
- a CDS encoding NYN domain-containing protein, protein MTTNTSPPLPDRPAVALYWDFENLHASLCEARQEGAYKQPDNRFRVQEPLVDVAAVVALALGYGPLAIHRAYCNWQYFGRYREVLLQHAIDLVQMFPPGGTAKNGADIRLCLDAMEDTGRQAHIGTVVVVGGDSDFMPLAQKMRAAGRRLVGVGTRQATNVHWAGSCHAFHYYDDLPASAPGAPRGP, encoded by the coding sequence ATGACCACCAACACCTCGCCACCCCTGCCGGACCGCCCCGCGGTTGCCCTGTACTGGGACTTCGAGAACCTGCACGCCAGCCTGTGCGAGGCGCGCCAGGAAGGCGCCTACAAGCAGCCCGACAACCGTTTCCGCGTGCAGGAGCCGCTGGTGGACGTGGCGGCCGTGGTGGCCCTGGCCCTGGGCTATGGCCCGCTGGCCATTCACCGCGCGTATTGCAACTGGCAGTACTTTGGCCGCTACCGCGAGGTGCTGCTGCAGCACGCGATCGACCTCGTTCAGATGTTTCCGCCGGGTGGCACCGCCAAGAATGGCGCTGATATCCGCCTGTGCCTCGATGCCATGGAAGACACTGGCCGGCAGGCCCACATCGGCACGGTGGTGGTGGTGGGCGGTGACAGCGACTTCATGCCGCTCGCGCAGAAGATGCGGGCCGCGGGCCGCCGCCTGGTGGGCGTGGGCACGCGCCAGGCCACCAACGTCCACTGGGCGGGGAGCTGCCACGCCTTTCACTATTACGACGACCTGCCCGCGTCGGCGCCGGGCGCGCCGCGCGGCCCGTGA
- a CDS encoding glutathione S-transferase, with product MTLTLCGSPISNYYNKVKLALLEKGLPFTEEKVETYRTDEEVLRDSPLAKIPFLRTPHGGLCESQAMLEYVEALQPAPALLPADPFAAAKVRELTIFIDLHLELVARELYPQAFFGGSISDGSKARVHKQLQKNIAAFKRLARFAPYVAGDSLSQADCSAFAHLPLVGMATKAVYGEDLLLAAGVDYKPYIKLVGERASAQKVVADRKAATVKPA from the coding sequence ATGACCCTTACCCTCTGCGGCTCGCCCATTTCCAACTACTACAACAAGGTCAAGCTGGCCCTGCTCGAGAAGGGCCTGCCTTTCACCGAAGAGAAGGTGGAGACCTACCGCACCGACGAAGAGGTGCTGCGCGACTCGCCGCTGGCCAAGATCCCATTCCTGCGCACCCCGCACGGCGGGCTGTGCGAAAGCCAGGCCATGCTCGAATACGTGGAGGCCCTGCAGCCCGCGCCGGCCCTGCTGCCGGCCGACCCGTTCGCCGCCGCCAAGGTGCGTGAGCTCACGATCTTCATAGACCTGCACCTCGAGCTGGTCGCGCGCGAGTTGTACCCGCAGGCCTTCTTTGGCGGCTCGATCAGCGATGGCAGCAAGGCCCGCGTGCACAAGCAGCTGCAGAAGAACATCGCGGCGTTCAAGCGGCTGGCGCGCTTTGCCCCCTATGTGGCCGGCGACAGCCTGAGCCAGGCCGACTGCTCGGCCTTCGCCCATCTGCCGCTGGTGGGCATGGCCACCAAGGCCGTGTATGGCGAAGACCTGCTGCTGGCCGCGGGGGTGGACTACAAGCCCTATATCAAGCTCGTGGGCGAGCGCGCCTCGGCCCAGAAGGTGGTGGCCGACCGCAAGGCCGCGACCGTCAAGCCCGCATGA
- a CDS encoding phosphatase PAP2 family protein, with translation MTFTPSRTLARGLLALALGSTGGLALAGGPLGLDHRLNRDDSGIWSPGKQNTLKYGSALVVLGGALWEGSDTRLGRTFFKATDAMVMADAVALLGKSTLRRQRPRDGNDPNAWGGSPGGHSFPSGEVTHITAIVTPFIAEYHDDHPAVWALAALPLYSGVARLKNQAHWQTDVLAGMALGVATGLYAQGRDEAWSVKLLPHGFSVGLSRRF, from the coding sequence ATGACTTTCACCCCTTCACGCACGCTGGCCCGCGGCCTGCTGGCCCTCGCGCTGGGCAGCACGGGCGGCCTGGCGCTGGCCGGCGGGCCGCTGGGCCTGGACCACCGGCTGAACCGCGACGACAGCGGCATCTGGTCGCCGGGCAAGCAGAACACGCTCAAGTACGGATCGGCACTGGTGGTGCTGGGCGGCGCCCTCTGGGAGGGCAGCGACACCCGGCTGGGGCGCACTTTTTTCAAGGCCACTGACGCCATGGTCATGGCCGATGCCGTGGCCCTGCTGGGCAAGTCCACGCTGCGCCGCCAGCGCCCCCGGGACGGGAACGACCCCAATGCCTGGGGCGGTTCCCCGGGCGGGCACAGCTTCCCCAGTGGCGAGGTGACCCACATCACGGCCATCGTCACGCCGTTCATTGCCGAGTACCACGACGACCACCCGGCCGTCTGGGCCCTGGCGGCGCTGCCGCTGTACAGCGGCGTGGCGCGGCTCAAGAACCAGGCGCACTGGCAGACCGATGTGCTGGCTGGCATGGCGCTGGGGGTGGCCACGGGCCTGTACGCCCAGGGCCGCGACGAGGCCTGGAGCGTGAAGCTGCTGCCGCATGGCTTCAGCGTGGGGCTGAGCCGGCGCTTCTGA
- a CDS encoding 3'-5' exonuclease domain-containing protein 2, with protein sequence MQRTVPSREDIALLPAFDRLGLAQIRLASTEAQAEQARAELLRASAWGFDTESKPTFRKDEVSEGPHVVQLATRERAWVFQLHDLPCRRVVAALLATPGIVKAGFGLGDDNKRILGKLGVAAVDVLDLNTVFRQDGWRKDMGVKGAVAVLFNQRFIKSKKAGTSNWANPRLTEAQLVYAANDAYAALRVYDALGLGRPAPA encoded by the coding sequence ATGCAACGTACCGTGCCGTCCCGCGAGGACATCGCCCTGCTACCCGCTTTCGACCGGCTGGGCCTGGCGCAGATCCGGCTCGCCAGCACCGAGGCCCAGGCCGAGCAGGCCCGCGCCGAACTGCTGCGCGCCAGCGCCTGGGGTTTCGACACCGAGTCCAAGCCCACCTTCCGCAAGGACGAGGTGTCCGAGGGCCCGCATGTGGTGCAACTGGCCACGCGCGAGCGGGCCTGGGTGTTCCAGCTGCATGACCTGCCCTGCCGCCGCGTGGTGGCCGCGCTGCTCGCCACCCCGGGCATCGTCAAGGCCGGCTTCGGGCTGGGCGATGACAACAAGCGCATTCTCGGCAAGCTCGGCGTGGCGGCCGTGGACGTGCTGGACCTCAACACCGTGTTTCGCCAGGACGGCTGGCGCAAGGACATGGGCGTGAAGGGCGCGGTGGCCGTGCTGTTCAACCAGCGCTTCATCAAGTCCAAGAAGGCCGGCACCTCCAACTGGGCCAACCCCCGGCTGACCGAGGCGCAACTGGTCTACGCCGCCAACGACGCCTATGCAGCGCTGCGCGTGTACGACGCGCTGGGCCTGGGCCGGCCGGCGCCAGCCTGA
- the trxC gene encoding thioredoxin TrxC — MSESLHIICPHCHTTNRVRADQLGAAPDCGQCKKPLFDGHPVALNEAAFERHLTRSQIPLLVDFWAPWCGPCRMMAPAYEQAAAQLEPRVRVAKVNTEEATALGARFSIRSIPTLALFSGGREVARQAGAMGQTDIVRWVRAHLPQSAP, encoded by the coding sequence ATGAGTGAATCGCTGCACATCATCTGCCCGCACTGCCACACCACCAACCGGGTCCGCGCCGACCAGCTGGGCGCCGCGCCCGACTGTGGCCAGTGCAAGAAGCCGCTGTTTGACGGCCACCCGGTGGCGCTCAACGAGGCGGCATTCGAGCGCCACCTCACGCGCAGCCAGATCCCCTTGCTGGTGGACTTCTGGGCGCCCTGGTGCGGACCCTGCCGCATGATGGCGCCGGCCTACGAGCAGGCGGCGGCCCAGCTGGAGCCGCGGGTGCGGGTGGCCAAGGTCAACACCGAAGAGGCCACGGCGCTGGGGGCCCGCTTCAGCATCCGCAGCATTCCCACGCTGGCGCTGTTCTCGGGCGGGCGCGAAGTTGCACGCCAGGCCGGTGCCATGGGGCAGACCGACATCGTGCGCTGGGTGCGGGCGCATTTGCCACAATCTGCGCCATGA
- a CDS encoding SDR family oxidoreductase, with translation MSQPLLAGLRVLVTQADAFMGATLCDTLAAEGAEVIADLRPLADPALPEELVRQAGRVDVLIANLAVPAPSTRATEVGDDEWRHTFAHLVDPLPRLARAVLPQMIGRRSGKILVMGSASALRGMKRTSTYSAARGAQLAWTQAVGVEMAPHQVQVNAIAQNFVDNPTYFPAEVQANPAFQERLRREVPLGRLVAPEEDARFAAYLCSAAANCFVGQVFPVCGGWVGR, from the coding sequence ATGAGCCAGCCCCTGCTGGCCGGCCTTCGGGTGCTGGTGACCCAGGCCGATGCCTTCATGGGCGCCACCCTGTGCGACACGCTGGCGGCCGAGGGCGCCGAGGTGATCGCCGACCTGCGGCCGCTGGCCGACCCGGCGTTGCCCGAGGAGCTGGTGCGGCAGGCCGGGCGCGTGGACGTGCTGATTGCCAACCTCGCGGTGCCGGCGCCCTCGACCCGGGCGACCGAGGTGGGCGATGACGAATGGCGGCACACCTTTGCCCATCTGGTGGACCCGTTGCCGCGGCTGGCGCGCGCGGTGCTGCCGCAGATGATCGGGCGCCGCTCGGGCAAGATCCTCGTGATGGGCAGCGCCTCGGCCCTGCGCGGCATGAAACGCACCTCGACCTACAGCGCCGCGCGCGGCGCGCAACTGGCCTGGACCCAGGCCGTGGGCGTGGAGATGGCACCGCACCAGGTGCAGGTCAATGCCATTGCGCAGAACTTTGTGGACAACCCCACCTACTTCCCGGCCGAGGTCCAGGCCAACCCGGCCTTCCAGGAGCGCCTGCGGCGCGAGGTGCCGCTGGGCCGGCTGGTGGCGCCCGAGGAAGACGCGCGCTTTGCGGCCTACCTGTGCAGCGCGGCCGCCAACTGCTTTGTGGGCCAGGTGTTCCCGGTCTGCGGCGGCTGGGTCGGGCGCTAA
- a CDS encoding YbfB/YjiJ family MFS transporter produces the protein MNTSSLSPWRIAVAGLLSLAVAMGIGRFAFTPLLPMMLADGVITLPAASWLASANYLGYLVGALLCTFQPWLWRRLGPLPAVNGPAMVRAGLAATTLLTLGMASPWAPAWPLLRFAAGVASALVFVYTSGWCLGQLSRLGLPAMGAMIYTGPGGGIVLSGLAASGMVALGGSAATGWLIFGALAAALTAVIWPVFRPDRDLPAAPPAAAGTGSTGPRRDGAEIALLTLAYGLAGFGYIITATFLPVIARQALPGSPWLDLFWPIFGAGVVAGAVIASRIRRSGDLRWMLVGCYLVQALGIAVGVWSPSLAGFALGSLLLGLPFTAITFFAMQEVRRLRPEAPSSLMGLLTAMYGVGQIVGPPLAAALLARSASPGQGFTLSLEIAAATLVAGALLFGAMTRLYPVTGGAAGTMR, from the coding sequence ATGAACACCTCTTCCCTGAGCCCCTGGCGCATCGCCGTGGCCGGCCTGCTGTCACTGGCCGTGGCCATGGGCATCGGCCGCTTTGCCTTCACCCCGCTGCTGCCCATGATGCTGGCCGATGGCGTCATCACCCTGCCCGCGGCCAGCTGGCTGGCCAGCGCCAATTACCTGGGCTACCTCGTGGGCGCGCTGTTGTGCACCTTCCAGCCCTGGCTGTGGCGCCGGCTCGGCCCGCTGCCCGCCGTCAACGGGCCAGCCATGGTGCGCGCCGGCCTGGCCGCCACCACGCTGCTCACGCTGGGCATGGCCTCACCCTGGGCGCCCGCGTGGCCGCTGCTGCGCTTTGCGGCCGGCGTGGCCAGCGCGCTGGTATTCGTCTACACCTCGGGCTGGTGCCTGGGCCAGCTTTCGCGCCTGGGCCTGCCGGCCATGGGCGCCATGATCTACACCGGCCCGGGCGGCGGCATCGTGCTCAGCGGCCTGGCCGCCAGCGGCATGGTGGCGCTGGGCGGTTCGGCGGCCACCGGCTGGCTGATCTTCGGCGCGCTGGCGGCCGCGCTCACCGCCGTGATCTGGCCGGTGTTCCGGCCCGACCGGGACCTTCCCGCCGCGCCCCCCGCCGCCGCCGGCACCGGCAGCACCGGGCCCCGGCGTGACGGCGCTGAAATTGCCCTGCTCACGCTGGCCTATGGCCTGGCGGGCTTCGGCTACATCATCACCGCCACCTTCCTGCCCGTGATCGCGCGCCAGGCCCTGCCCGGCTCGCCCTGGCTCGACCTGTTCTGGCCGATCTTTGGCGCCGGCGTGGTGGCGGGCGCGGTCATCGCCTCGCGCATCCGGCGCAGCGGCGACCTGCGGTGGATGCTGGTGGGCTGCTACCTGGTCCAGGCGCTGGGCATCGCGGTGGGCGTGTGGAGCCCCAGCCTGGCCGGCTTCGCGCTGGGCAGCCTGCTGCTGGGCCTGCCGTTCACGGCCATCACCTTCTTTGCCATGCAGGAAGTGCGGCGCCTGCGGCCCGAGGCGCCTTCCAGCCTCATGGGCCTTTTGACCGCCATGTACGGCGTGGGCCAGATCGTCGGGCCACCGCTGGCCGCCGCGCTGCTGGCGCGCAGTGCCTCGCCGGGCCAGGGCTTCACGCTGTCGCTGGAGATCGCGGCGGCGACGCTGGTGGCCGGGGCCCTGCTGTTCGGCGCCATGACGCGGCTGTATCCCGTGACCGGCGGGGCAGCCGGTACCATGCGTTGA
- a CDS encoding universal stress protein, giving the protein MFKHILLATDGSPASEHAAGLAVELASVHGARLTALYVIDPYPYLGIGEANPVGFQAYTAAAMEHASQAHAAIAARCEKSNPPVKLEVRVAQDVGAAAGIVQTASEQKADLVVVGSHGRTGIARLMLGSVAARVVAESPVPVLIAR; this is encoded by the coding sequence ATGTTCAAGCACATTCTTCTGGCCACCGATGGCTCGCCGGCATCCGAGCACGCTGCGGGGCTGGCGGTGGAACTGGCCAGCGTGCACGGCGCGCGGCTGACCGCCCTGTACGTGATTGACCCCTACCCTTACCTGGGCATTGGCGAAGCCAACCCGGTCGGGTTCCAGGCTTACACCGCAGCCGCGATGGAACACGCCTCGCAGGCCCATGCAGCCATCGCCGCGCGCTGTGAAAAGAGCAACCCGCCAGTCAAGCTCGAGGTGCGCGTGGCCCAGGACGTGGGCGCCGCGGCCGGCATCGTGCAGACCGCCAGCGAGCAAAAGGCCGACCTTGTGGTGGTGGGCTCCCATGGCCGCACCGGCATCGCGCGGCTGATGCTGGGCAGCGTGGCCGCCCGGGTGGTGGCGGAGTCGCCAGTGCCGGTGCTGATCGCGCGCTGA
- a CDS encoding aldo/keto reductase has translation MHYRRLGKSNLKVSTLCLGTMMFGDQTDAAEAARIVAHAGEHGVNFIDTADVYTKGASESMLGGLLAGQRHRWVLATKLGNPMSGTVNEGHYSRAWMLREVEASLQRLQTDFVDVLYLHRDYNDMDLQEPLYALQALLAAGKIRSWGLSNFRGWRIAEMVRLAREIGLPGPVVCQPYYNLLNRMPEVEILPACEHHGIGVVPYSPIARGVLTGKYQPGVAPVAGSRAARGDKRITETELRDESLRIAQTLQQHAQAKGATVAQLAVAWVLAHRAVSSVIAGPRTLAQWQDYLPALDYVLTDEDEALVNTLVAPGHPSTPGYSDPAYPLYPRRA, from the coding sequence ATGCACTACCGCCGCCTTGGCAAAAGCAATCTCAAAGTATCCACCCTGTGCCTGGGCACGATGATGTTTGGTGACCAGACCGACGCCGCCGAGGCCGCCCGCATCGTCGCGCATGCGGGCGAGCATGGCGTCAATTTCATCGACACCGCCGACGTCTACACCAAGGGCGCCTCTGAAAGCATGCTCGGCGGCCTGCTGGCCGGCCAGCGCCACCGCTGGGTGCTGGCCACCAAGCTGGGCAACCCGATGTCGGGCACGGTGAATGAGGGGCACTACTCGCGCGCCTGGATGCTGCGCGAGGTCGAGGCCAGCCTGCAGCGGCTGCAGACCGATTTTGTGGACGTGCTCTACCTGCACCGCGACTACAACGACATGGACCTGCAGGAGCCGCTGTACGCACTACAGGCGCTGCTGGCGGCCGGCAAGATCCGCTCCTGGGGCCTGTCCAACTTCCGCGGCTGGCGCATTGCCGAGATGGTGCGATTGGCGCGCGAGATCGGCCTGCCCGGCCCCGTGGTCTGCCAGCCCTACTACAACCTGCTCAACCGCATGCCGGAGGTGGAGATCCTGCCGGCCTGCGAGCACCACGGCATCGGCGTGGTGCCCTACAGCCCCATTGCGCGCGGCGTGCTCACCGGCAAGTACCAGCCCGGCGTGGCGCCCGTGGCCGGCTCAAGGGCGGCGCGCGGCGACAAGCGCATCACCGAAACCGAGCTGCGCGATGAATCGCTGCGCATTGCCCAGACACTGCAGCAGCATGCGCAGGCCAAGGGCGCCACCGTGGCGCAACTGGCCGTGGCCTGGGTGCTGGCACACCGCGCGGTGAGCAGCGTGATCGCCGGGCCGCGCACGCTGGCGCAGTGGCAGGACTACCTGCCCGCGCTGGACTATGTGCTGACCGACGAGGACGAAGCCCTGGTCAACACGCTGGTGGCCCCGGGCCACCCGTCCACGCCAGGCTACAGCGACCCGGCCTACCCGCTGTACCCGCGGCGCGCCTGA